One genomic region from Salvia hispanica cultivar TCC Black 2014 chromosome 2, UniMelb_Shisp_WGS_1.0, whole genome shotgun sequence encodes:
- the LOC125203948 gene encoding protein ELF4-LIKE 4-like: protein MEDDVFSGLANSQHIESKVVQTFQKSFVQVQNILDQNRVLISEINQNHESKIPDNLSRNVGLIRELNNNIRRVVDLYTDLSNSFAKSMEASSEGETKSDGRGGHKRVRSGN, encoded by the coding sequence ATGGAGGATGACGTATTTTCCGGCCTTGCCAATAGCCAGCATATCGAGAGCAAGGTTGTTCAGACGTTCCAGAAAAGTTTTGTGCAGGTGCAAAACATTCTGGACCAGAACAGGGTTTTGATCAGTGAGATCAACCAGAATCACGAGTCGAAGATCCCAGATAATCTGTCGAGGAACGTTGGGCTGATTCGGGAGCTCAACAACAATATTAGGAGGGTAGTTGATCTGTACACTGATCTGTCCAACTCCTTCGCCAAATCCATGGAGGCGTCCTCGGAGGGCGAGACAAAATCTGACGGAAGAGGTGGACATAAGAGAGTAAGATCTGGTAATTGA